The following proteins are encoded in a genomic region of Hippopotamus amphibius kiboko isolate mHipAmp2 chromosome 8, mHipAmp2.hap2, whole genome shotgun sequence:
- the GPC1 gene encoding glypican-1 — protein MELRARGWWLLCAAAALAACARGDPASKSRSCSEVRQIYGAKGFSLSDVPQAEISGEHLRICPRGYTCCTSEMEENLANRSRAELETTLLDSGRALQAVLAAQLRGFDDHFQRLLNDSERALQEAFPGAFGELYTQNTKAFRDLYAELRLYYRGANLHLEETLAEFWARLLERLFRQLHPQLLLPDDYLDCLGKQAEPLRPFGEAPRELRLRATRAFVAARAFVQGLGVASDVVRRVAQVPLSPECSRAVMKLVYCAQCLGVPGARPCPDYCRNVLKGCLANQADLDAEWRNLLDSMVLITDKFWGPAGAESVIGGVHVWLAEAVSALQDNSDTLTAKVIQGCGNPKVNPQGPGPEEKRRRGKLALPEKPPAGTLQKLVSEAKAQLRDAQDFWISLPGTLCSEKLAMSAASDDRCWNGVAKGRYLPEVMGDGLASQINNPEVEVDITKPDMAVRRQIMQLKVMTNRLRGAYSGSDVDFQDASDDGSGSGSGEGCPDDVCGRRVSKKSSSSRTPLTHALPGLSEQEGQKTSAVGRPQPCMCLLFVPILTLVLSAAGPWWR, from the exons gTGAGCACCTGCGGATCTGCCCCCGGGGCTACACCTGCTGCACCAGCGAGATGGAGGAGAACCTGGCCAACCGCAGCCGGGCCGAGCTGGAGACCACGCTCCTGGACAGTGGCCGGGCCCTGCAGGCCGTGCTGGCCGCCCAGCTTCGGGGCTTCGACG ATCACTTCCAGCGCCTGCTGAACGACTCAGAGCGGGCCCTGCAGGAGGCCTTCCCCGGCGCCTTCGGAGAGCTGTACACGCAGAACACCAAGGCCTTCCGCGACCTGTACGCCGAGCTGCGCCTCTACTACCGCGGCGCCAACCTGCACCTGGAGGAGACGCTGGCCGAGTTCTGGGCCCGCCTGCTCGAGCGCCTCTTCCGGCAGCTGCACCCGCAGCTGCTGCTGCCCGACGACTACCTGGACTGCCTGGGCAAGCAGGCCGAGCCGCTGCGGCCCTTCGGGGAGGCCCCCCGCGAGCTGCGCCTGCGCGCCACCCGCGCTTTCGTGGCGGCGCGTGCCTTCGTGCAGGGCCTGGGTGTGGCCAGCGACGTGGTCCGGAGGGTGGCCCAG GTGCCCCTCAGCCCGGAGTGCTCGCGCGCCGTCATGAAGCTGGTGTACTGCGCCCAATGCCTGGGGGTGCCCGGCGCCCGGCCCTGTCCCGACTACTGCCGCAACGTGCTCAAGGGCTGCCTGGCCAACCAGGCCGACCTGGACGCCGAGTGGAGGAACCTCCTGG ACTCCATGGTGCTCATCACAGACAAGTTCTGGGGTCCAGCGGGCGCGGAGAGCGTCATCGGCGGCGTGCACGTGTGGCTGGCAGAGGCCGTCAGCGCCCTCCAGGACAACAGTGACACCCTCACAGCCAAG GTCATCCAGGGCTGCGGGAACCCCAAGGTGAacccccagggccctgggccTGAGGAGAAGCGGCGCCGGGGCAAGCTGGCGCTGCCGGAGAAGCCGCCCGCGGGCACACTGCAGAAGCTG GTCTCCGAGGCCAAGGCCCAGCTCCGAGACGCCCAGGACTTCTGGATCAGCCTCCCGGGGACGCTGTGCAGTGAGAAGTTGGCCATGAGCGCGGCCAGCGATGACCGCTGCTGGAACGGGGTGGCCAAGGGTCG GTACCTCCCCGAGGTGATGGGCGACGGCCTGGCCAGCCAGATCAACAACCCCGAGGTGGAGGTGGACATCACCAAGCCCGACATGGCCGTCCGCCGGCAGATCATGCAGCTGAAGGTCATGACCAACCGTCTGCGCGGCGCCTACAGCGGCAGTGACGTAGACTTCCAGGACGCCA gtgACGACGGCAGCGGCTCTGGCAGCGGCGAGGGCTGCCCGGACGACGTGTGCGGCCGGAGGGTCAGCAAGAAGAGCTCCAGCTCCCGGACACCCCTGACCCACGCCCTCCCCGGCCTGTCGGAGCAGGAGGGCCAGAAGACGTCGGCCGTGGGCCGCCCCCAGCCCTGCATGTGCCTCCTGTTCGTCCCCATCCTCACCCTGGTCCTCTCAGCAGCCGGGCCCTGGTGGCGGTaa